A region from the Brachyspira hampsonii genome encodes:
- a CDS encoding ImmA/IrrE family metallo-endopeptidase: MSKFRLKNIADICGYTNIAKYHKLLDDLESNVMDNLILKYIEKSLLSHWKSAIENIILQNRQSDFIKHIKEKEKQGDIVNNRDFRILNIALYKIFIKEKDISSYGFLSPDEEPYVDIIIINKNMTIPEKRCVVAHELAHIIVERILKEKNVEINWDTIDEEELMDTIMCYILYDKSNFYKDISKLEDFIVDGVSEFKKLREAIINKYGN; the protein is encoded by the coding sequence ATGTCAAAATTTAGATTGAAAAATATAGCTGATATATGCGGATATACTAATATTGCTAAATATCACAAATTATTAGATGATTTAGAATCTAATGTTATGGATAATCTGATTCTCAAATATATAGAAAAATCTTTATTATCACATTGGAAAAGTGCTATCGAAAATATTATATTGCAAAATAGACAATCTGACTTCATTAAACATATAAAAGAAAAAGAGAAGCAGGGAGATATTGTCAATAATAGAGATTTTAGGATATTAAATATAGCTTTATATAAAATTTTTATAAAAGAAAAGGATATTAGTAGTTATGGTTTTTTGTCTCCAGATGAAGAACCTTATGTAGATATAATAATCATAAACAAAAATATGACAATACCTGAAAAAAGATGTGTTGTAGCACATGAATTAGCTCATATTATAGTTGAGAGAATATTAAAAGAAAAAAATGTAGAGATAAATTGGGATACTATAGATGAAGAAGAATTGATGGATACTATTATGTGCTATATTTTATATGATAAATCAAATTTCTATAAAGATATTAGTAAATTGGAAGATTTTATAGTTGATGGAGTTTCTGAATTTAAGAAGTTAAGAGAAGCTATAATTAATAAATATGGAAATTAA
- a CDS encoding methyl-accepting chemotaxis protein, which yields MSKINLSIVKSGTFKMGKLNSIMVKIPLMVTVMIIILSVAIISASISLSTKELNAVTASGFETSVNGFSSLIDSILSYQSILIESYANIPTIKEYMSTRSEEVQDRAIKTMTVLFENNSYIVDLFMLSLDGKIIESYNGSEDESGDDISSMYPELWQSFISKNYNTSLSLNIYNHEDYIILPVLQGVRDNNNNVVGAFIAYVNWGKIIDESLKDSKDQFSEEKTIFVINNNLDIVYHNDKNRLFSKATGSLVIPSNQDSGLLSYVREGEAISAFFKKLSSTEWVMVERTTDRLLYAPGRKMRFIGIIIGIIGVVISTVITILYIQGTIKPMRFIVEEAREMSEGNFALHSSIENRKDEIGELSHSFQVMRDKIVTVITDVLSASSEIANAANEVYQGTEDLAQRTEYQASSLEETASSMEEMASTIKSSAQNSVDGNKVMIDSKNAVKEGGVVIGDTTKMIEDVYAASAKIKDITKVIEDIAFQTNILALNAAVEAARAGDQGRGFAVVASEVRNLAQNSQTSAKDITVLIEDIYEKINKSAEMARHSQDIFNNIEVKIEETSHIMNDISQTAVEQEAGVDQVNTAVTKMDSITQQNAALVEQSTAATKSLLDQSKHLEELMSFFRVK from the coding sequence ATGAGTAAAATTAATCTGTCAATTGTAAAATCAGGAACTTTTAAAATGGGTAAATTAAATAGTATAATGGTTAAAATACCATTAATGGTAACAGTAATGATTATTATATTATCTGTTGCAATAATATCTGCATCTATAAGCCTATCAACTAAAGAATTAAATGCAGTAACAGCTTCTGGATTTGAGACTTCAGTTAACGGTTTTTCTTCTTTAATAGATAGCATACTATCTTATCAATCTATTCTTATAGAGTCATACGCTAATATTCCTACAATAAAAGAATATATGTCAACTAGAAGTGAGGAAGTTCAAGATAGGGCTATAAAAACTATGACAGTATTATTTGAGAATAATAGTTATATAGTAGATTTATTTATGCTAAGTTTAGATGGAAAAATAATTGAATCCTACAATGGAAGCGAAGATGAATCAGGAGATGATATATCTTCAATGTACCCTGAATTATGGCAGTCATTTATTTCTAAAAATTATAATACATCATTATCGCTTAATATATATAATCATGAAGACTATATTATACTTCCTGTTTTGCAGGGTGTAAGGGATAATAATAATAATGTTGTAGGTGCTTTTATAGCTTATGTGAATTGGGGTAAAATTATAGATGAAAGTTTAAAAGATTCAAAAGATCAGTTTTCAGAAGAGAAGACCATTTTTGTAATTAATAATAATTTAGATATAGTTTATCATAATGATAAAAACAGATTATTTTCCAAGGCTACAGGATCTCTTGTAATACCTAGTAATCAGGATTCTGGTCTTCTTAGTTATGTAAGAGAAGGCGAGGCTATATCAGCATTCTTTAAGAAATTATCTTCTACAGAATGGGTGATGGTAGAAAGAACAACCGACAGATTATTATATGCACCGGGAAGAAAGATGAGATTTATAGGTATTATTATAGGAATTATAGGTGTAGTAATATCTACAGTTATAACTATATTGTATATACAAGGTACTATTAAACCTATGCGTTTTATAGTTGAAGAGGCAAGGGAGATGTCTGAAGGTAATTTTGCATTACATTCATCTATAGAAAACAGGAAAGATGAGATAGGGGAGCTTTCGCATTCTTTCCAAGTAATGCGTGATAAAATAGTAACAGTTATAACAGATGTATTATCCGCATCTTCAGAGATAGCTAATGCTGCTAATGAAGTTTATCAGGGCACTGAAGATTTGGCACAAAGAACTGAATATCAGGCATCAAGTTTAGAGGAAACAGCTTCTTCTATGGAAGAGATGGCATCTACTATAAAATCCTCAGCACAAAACTCTGTAGACGGTAATAAAGTTATGATAGATTCAAAAAATGCAGTTAAAGAAGGCGGAGTTGTAATTGGTGATACTACAAAGATGATAGAAGATGTTTATGCGGCAAGTGCTAAGATTAAGGATATTACAAAAGTTATAGAAGACATTGCTTTTCAAACTAATATACTTGCTTTGAATGCGGCAGTAGAAGCAGCCAGAGCAGGAGATCAAGGCAGAGGTTTTGCGGTAGTAGCAAGCGAGGTTAGAAATCTAGCCCAAAATTCTCAAACTTCAGCTAAAGATATTACAGTACTTATAGAAGATATTTATGAAAAAATAAATAAATCAGCAGAAATGGCAAGACACTCTCAGGACATTTTTAATAATATTGAGGTTAAAATAGAAGAAACTTCACATATTATGAATGATATCAGTCAGACTGCAGTGGAACAGGAGGCTGGAGTTGATCAAGTTAATACAGCTGTAACAAAAATGGATAGTATTACCCAGCAAAATGCTGCTTTGGTAGAACAGTCAACAGCAGCGACAAAATCGCTTCTTGACCAATCTAAACATTTAGAAGAACTTATGTCTTTCTTTAGAGTGAAATAA
- a CDS encoding TIGR01212 family radical SAM protein (This family includes YhcC from E. coli K-12, an uncharacterized radical SAM protein.) → MQNKDNKQNNKNYYSFSDYVKNKFGVKVGKISIDTDFGCAHKANEGGCRFCNLNSYKPPYVAEEDINNQWINGLKNYKERYKKFYGYFQLGTPLSQLASKESLKYANKLVHFDECVGLMFGARSDMLEDDVLKELSELSYSSGKEIWLEMGLQSSNDETSKFINRGHDYKSFAEMVNHIKTNYSNIIICTHIIFGLPKKINNKVIELESRDDMIKTVKDVSALQIDAVKFHQLDIVKGSYFENMYRDYEFPTLDEDFYIDLISDAISFTRSNTIIVRLMGDSLGDSLIAPKWTKSKGEIINLITKKMKEKNIVQGINSNI, encoded by the coding sequence ATGCAAAACAAAGATAATAAACAAAACAATAAAAATTACTATTCATTTTCTGATTATGTTAAAAATAAATTCGGAGTGAAAGTAGGAAAAATTTCTATAGATACAGATTTCGGCTGTGCCCATAAAGCTAATGAAGGCGGATGCAGATTCTGTAATTTAAATAGCTATAAACCTCCTTATGTAGCAGAAGAAGATATTAATAATCAATGGATTAACGGATTAAAAAACTATAAAGAAAGATATAAAAAATTCTACGGATACTTTCAGCTAGGTACACCATTATCACAGTTAGCTTCTAAAGAATCTTTAAAATATGCTAATAAATTAGTGCATTTTGATGAATGCGTTGGGCTAATGTTCGGAGCTAGAAGCGATATGCTTGAAGATGATGTGCTAAAAGAACTTAGTGAGTTATCTTATTCATCTGGTAAAGAAATTTGGCTTGAAATGGGACTTCAGTCTTCAAATGATGAAACTTCCAAATTTATTAATAGAGGTCATGATTATAAATCTTTTGCTGAAATGGTAAATCATATAAAAACAAATTATAGTAATATCATAATATGCACTCATATAATATTCGGACTGCCTAAAAAAATTAATAATAAAGTAATAGAATTAGAAAGCAGAGATGATATGATAAAAACTGTTAAAGATGTATCGGCTTTACAAATTGATGCTGTAAAATTTCATCAGCTTGATATAGTAAAAGGCTCTTATTTTGAGAATATGTATAGAGATTATGAGTTCCCTACTTTAGATGAAGATTTTTATATAGATTTAATAAGCGATGCAATTTCTTTTACGAGATCTAATACTATAATAGTTCGTTTAATGGGAGACAGTTTGGGAGATAGTTTGATAGCCCCTAAATGGACAAAATCAAAAGGCGAAATAATAAATCTAATAACAAAAAAGATGAAAGAGAAAAATATAGTTCAGGGTATAAATAGTAATATTTAA
- a CDS encoding dicarboxylate/amino acid:cation symporter — protein MEELEPKGKKDYLLIKLLLGIALGIIIGMVCNEAVINVIQSIKYVLNQVISFMVPLIVLGFIAPAITRMGSKANKMLGVILALAYFSSVGAALFAAIAGYIIIPNLNIASNVAGGKELPEIIFKLDINPIFPVITALFLAICGGVAVIKTKSKYFENLLDELNNIILFLVNNVVVPILPFYIGTTFATLSYEGTIIKSVPVFLIIIIIAIIGHFIWLTFLYSIAGIVSKKNPARVFKHYGPAYFTAVGTMSSAATLPVALKCASKSDALDKDIVNFAIPMGATIHLCGSVLTETFFVMTISKILYGHLPDIGTMILFIILLGIFAVGAPGVPGGTVVASLGIIISVLGFNDDGTALILAIFALQDSFGTACNVTGDGALALILQGIFKKDGTS, from the coding sequence ATGGAAGAGCTAGAACCAAAAGGAAAAAAAGACTATTTATTAATAAAGCTTTTACTAGGCATAGCATTAGGTATTATAATAGGTATGGTATGTAATGAAGCTGTAATTAATGTAATACAGTCTATCAAATATGTACTTAATCAAGTAATATCATTTATGGTTCCATTAATAGTATTAGGATTTATTGCCCCTGCTATTACTAGAATGGGAAGCAAAGCAAATAAGATGTTAGGAGTAATACTTGCCTTAGCATATTTTTCTTCAGTAGGTGCTGCTTTATTTGCTGCTATTGCAGGATATATAATAATTCCTAATTTAAATATAGCTTCAAATGTTGCAGGAGGTAAAGAACTTCCTGAAATAATATTTAAATTAGATATTAACCCAATATTTCCGGTAATAACTGCATTATTCTTGGCTATATGTGGCGGGGTGGCCGTTATCAAAACTAAATCAAAATATTTTGAAAATCTATTAGATGAACTTAATAATATAATATTATTTTTAGTAAATAATGTTGTAGTACCAATATTACCATTTTATATAGGGACTACTTTTGCCACTTTATCCTATGAGGGTACTATAATTAAAAGTGTGCCTGTATTTCTAATAATTATAATCATAGCAATAATAGGACATTTTATATGGCTTACTTTTTTATATTCTATAGCCGGAATTGTATCAAAGAAAAATCCGGCAAGAGTATTTAAACATTACGGACCTGCATATTTTACTGCAGTTGGTACTATGTCATCAGCGGCAACTTTACCTGTAGCTTTGAAATGTGCAAGTAAATCTGATGCTTTAGACAAAGATATTGTGAACTTTGCAATACCTATGGGAGCAACTATACATTTATGCGGCTCAGTACTTACAGAAACTTTCTTTGTTATGACTATATCTAAAATATTATACGGACATTTACCTGACATTGGCACCATGATTTTATTCATTATATTACTTGGCATATTTGCTGTTGGAGCTCCGGGAGTACCGGGAGGAACAGTTGTCGCTTCTTTGGGAATAATAATTTCTGTTTTAGGCTTTAATGATGATGGTACTGCTTTAATACTTGCTATATTTGCATTACAGGACAGTTTCGGTACTGCATGTAATGTTACAGGAGACGGTGCTTTAGCTTTAATACTTCAGGGTATATTTAAAAAAGATGGTACAAGTTAA
- a CDS encoding glycoside hydrolase family 19 protein, producing MITKEQIIKIGIDDKWLEPLNKDFEKYGITDIKEKAMFLAQTTHESNNYKRLEESFNYSPKRLFEVFKKKRVGTLENAKDLCSKGAKAIANFVYGGRLGNSQDEGYKYRGRGIIQLTGKNNYEYYGKKLNIDLVNSPDLAKEPDTAIEIALLYWREKGLGLLAKKGDVKTVTKLINGGYNGLEDRQNRFDRILKILEK from the coding sequence ATGATTACAAAAGAACAAATAATAAAAATAGGAATTGATGATAAATGGTTGGAGCCTCTAAACAAAGATTTTGAAAAATATGGTATTACTGACATAAAAGAAAAAGCAATGTTTTTAGCACAGACTACGCATGAAAGCAATAATTATAAAAGGCTTGAGGAGAGTTTTAATTATAGCCCTAAAAGATTATTTGAAGTTTTCAAAAAAAAAAGAGTTGGTACTTTGGAGAATGCTAAAGATTTATGTTCTAAAGGTGCTAAGGCTATAGCTAATTTTGTTTATGGCGGACGCTTAGGAAATTCTCAAGATGAAGGCTACAAGTACAGAGGAAGAGGAATCATTCAGCTTACAGGAAAAAATAATTATGAATATTACGGCAAAAAATTAAATATTGATTTGGTAAACAGCCCAGACTTGGCAAAAGAACCTGACACGGCAATAGAAATAGCTTTGCTTTATTGGAGAGAGAAAGGGTTAGGTTTACTAGCTAAAAAAGGAGATGTTAAAACTGTAACTAAATTAATCAATGGCGGCTATAACGGACTTGAAGATAGGCAGAACAGATTTGATAGAATATTAAAAATATTGGAAAAATAA
- a CDS encoding DUF2828 family protein produces MSFLDLLKTSFNKNYTQNFADTNISSLSGVIDLFAAMGASRLKTDDELLKYFIDAWRESPELTAKCIMYLRDIRKGIGEREVFRKYINIMIRQNHTLTAIEILKTIPELGRWDDIIYIWYENRENKNIYDFTKNIILEQLEKDKTADNLSLLAKWLPSENTSSQNTRNIAKELIKLLNINTKEYRKTLSSLRNKIKIVENNLREKDYTFNYSSVPSLAMRKYSKAFIRNDEERYKQFFEDVKLGKVKLNTSVLTPFDVIREILDYSEEDIKSRREEFDLTWKNLPNIFGDNNLNAIVACDVSGSMGMALNGEPLICSVALAIYIAQLNKSAFHNHFIDFCGDSKMHDISNINNIVDVVDYVLRSSVNMSTNIDSVFKALLNTAIKNHVPEEELPKYIIIISDMEFNQCELTNKTNFEYWKEIFNKNNYKLPRIIFWNVNSLSRIMPALKNDDVLFVSGRSQNAIKNIINIDKYDLTNQDELSMLLILDTLKDYSIDIKD; encoded by the coding sequence ATGTCTTTTTTAGATTTGCTTAAAACCTCTTTTAATAAAAATTATACTCAAAATTTTGCTGATACTAATATTTCATCATTAAGCGGTGTAATAGATTTATTTGCTGCTATGGGAGCAAGCAGACTAAAAACAGACGATGAATTATTAAAATATTTTATAGACGCTTGGAGAGAAAGTCCTGAACTTACAGCTAAATGTATAATGTATTTGAGAGATATAAGAAAAGGTATTGGCGAGAGGGAAGTTTTTAGAAAATATATAAATATTATGATTAGGCAAAATCATACTCTAACAGCAATAGAAATCTTAAAAACTATACCTGAGCTTGGAAGATGGGACGATATTATTTATATATGGTATGAGAATAGAGAAAATAAAAATATTTATGACTTTACAAAAAATATAATATTAGAACAATTAGAAAAAGACAAAACGGCTGATAATCTTTCACTTCTTGCTAAATGGCTTCCTAGTGAAAATACATCATCACAAAATACAAGAAACATTGCAAAAGAATTAATAAAACTTTTAAATATAAATACTAAAGAATATAGAAAAACTTTATCTTCTTTAAGAAATAAAATAAAAATAGTAGAAAATAATTTAAGAGAAAAAGATTATACATTTAATTATTCATCTGTTCCTTCTCTTGCTATGAGAAAATACTCTAAAGCATTTATTAGAAATGATGAAGAAAGATACAAACAATTTTTTGAAGATGTAAAACTAGGAAAAGTAAAATTAAATACAAGCGTCTTAACTCCATTTGATGTTATAAGAGAGATTTTAGACTATTCCGAAGAAGATATAAAATCAAGAAGAGAAGAATTTGATTTAACTTGGAAAAATCTTCCAAACATTTTTGGAGATAATAATTTAAATGCAATAGTGGCATGTGATGTATCTGGAAGTATGGGAATGGCTTTGAATGGTGAGCCTTTAATATGTTCTGTAGCTTTGGCAATATATATAGCACAGTTAAATAAGTCTGCATTTCATAATCATTTTATAGATTTCTGCGGAGATTCAAAAATGCATGACATATCAAATATAAATAATATTGTTGATGTAGTTGATTATGTTTTAAGGTCATCTGTTAATATGAGTACAAATATCGATTCTGTATTTAAAGCCTTGCTTAATACTGCTATCAAAAATCATGTTCCAGAGGAAGAGCTTCCTAAATATATAATAATAATTTCTGATATGGAGTTTAATCAATGCGAACTTACAAATAAAACTAACTTTGAATATTGGAAAGAAATATTTAATAAAAATAATTACAAACTTCCTAGAATAATTTTTTGGAATGTAAACTCATTAAGCAGAATAATGCCTGCTTTAAAAAATGATGATGTATTATTTGTTTCTGGAAGAAGTCAGAATGCTATAAAAAATATAATTAACATAGATAAATATGATTTAACAAATCAAGATGAACTGTCAATGCTTTTAATATTAGATACTTTAAAAGATTATAGTATTGATATAAAGGATTGA